One genomic window of Streptomonospora nanhaiensis includes the following:
- a CDS encoding histidine triad nucleotide-binding protein, producing MSTYDPDCLFCKIAAGEAPADIVRQGERVVAFRDINPQAPTHVLLVPRDHYPDAAGAARAGTGLLDEIAREAHAIAESEGIAETGYRLVFNTGSGAGQTVFHLHGHLLGGRGLEWPPG from the coding sequence GTGAGCACCTACGACCCCGACTGCCTGTTCTGCAAGATCGCCGCGGGCGAGGCCCCCGCCGACATCGTCCGCCAGGGCGAGCGCGTCGTGGCCTTCCGCGACATCAACCCGCAGGCGCCCACGCACGTGCTGCTCGTCCCGCGCGACCACTACCCCGACGCCGCGGGCGCCGCCCGGGCCGGCACCGGCCTGCTCGACGAGATCGCGCGCGAGGCGCACGCCATCGCCGAATCCGAGGGCATCGCCGAGACCGGCTACCGCCTGGTCTTCAACACCGGTTCGGGCGCCGGCCAGACCGTGTTCCACCTGCACGGCCACCTGCTGGGCGGCCGCGGCCTGGAGTGGCCCCCCGGATAA
- a CDS encoding SigE family RNA polymerase sigma factor — protein MVAGATAASMTAEWDADKAVTQLYSEQYRPLVRLATLLVRDFATAEEVVQDAFVAMHGAWRRLRDPNKALSYLRQSVVNRARSVLRHRAVVEKHAPKALPDAPSAEHGALGELERAAVIEALRALPTRQREAIVLRYYGDLSEAQIADAMGISRGAVKSHTARGIAALRSVLEQTT, from the coding sequence ATGGTCGCGGGGGCCACGGCGGCGTCGATGACCGCCGAATGGGACGCCGACAAGGCCGTCACCCAGCTCTACAGCGAGCAGTACCGCCCGCTGGTCCGGCTGGCCACCCTCCTCGTTCGCGACTTCGCCACCGCCGAAGAGGTCGTGCAGGACGCCTTCGTCGCGATGCACGGCGCCTGGCGGCGCCTGCGCGACCCCAACAAGGCCCTGTCCTACCTGCGCCAATCCGTGGTCAACCGGGCCCGTTCGGTTCTGCGGCACCGCGCCGTGGTAGAAAAGCACGCGCCGAAGGCACTGCCCGACGCTCCCAGCGCCGAACACGGAGCATTGGGCGAACTGGAGCGCGCGGCGGTCATCGAGGCACTGCGGGCGCTGCCCACCCGGCAGCGGGAGGCGATCGTCCTGCGGTACTACGGTGACCTGTCCGAGGCGCAGATCGCCGACGCCATGGGGATCAGCCGCGGTGCCGTCAAGAGCCACACGGCACGGGGCATCGCCGCGCTCCGCTCTGTTCTGGAGCAGACGACATGA